The following proteins are encoded in a genomic region of Vicinamibacterales bacterium:
- a CDS encoding pyridoxal-phosphate dependent enzyme, with protein sequence MRRIPMSAVDEASRAIYTAAVRTPLVRLDVPVVAPDGRPAEIYLKLECLQPIGSFKLRGAFNAVRQLSPEQLAGGVWTVSAGNAAQGVAFAARAAGASCSVMVMDTAPATKVRAIERLGAAIVRATYDECWQTVERHGSDRMRGHFVHPFDDDAFIAGNATAAVEILEDLPDVSAIVAAIGGGGLLSGIGTVVGATRPDVRVFAAEPETAAPLATSLAAGAPARFEAWTASFVDGAGGRSVLPSMWPLLRDTVAGSLVMSLDEAAAAMATVAERLHVIIEGAAACAVAAALSGRAGSGKVVAVVSGGNIDLTRFATLVGACPPQA encoded by the coding sequence ATGCGACGCATCCCGATGAGCGCGGTCGATGAGGCCTCGCGCGCCATCTACACCGCCGCCGTGCGCACGCCGCTCGTCCGGCTCGACGTGCCGGTCGTCGCGCCGGATGGACGGCCCGCCGAGATCTACCTGAAGCTCGAGTGCCTCCAGCCCATCGGGTCGTTCAAGCTGCGCGGCGCCTTCAACGCCGTGCGGCAGCTCTCGCCCGAGCAGCTCGCCGGCGGCGTCTGGACCGTGAGCGCCGGCAACGCGGCGCAGGGCGTCGCCTTCGCGGCGCGGGCGGCCGGGGCGTCCTGCTCGGTCATGGTGATGGACACGGCGCCTGCGACGAAGGTGCGCGCCATCGAGCGGCTCGGCGCGGCCATCGTCCGCGCGACCTACGACGAGTGCTGGCAGACCGTGGAGCGGCACGGCTCCGACCGGATGCGCGGACACTTCGTGCACCCGTTCGACGACGACGCCTTCATCGCCGGCAATGCCACTGCGGCGGTCGAGATCCTCGAGGACCTGCCCGACGTCTCGGCCATCGTCGCCGCCATCGGCGGCGGCGGCCTGCTGTCCGGCATCGGCACCGTGGTCGGCGCGACGCGGCCCGACGTGCGCGTGTTCGCCGCCGAGCCCGAGACGGCCGCCCCGCTGGCGACGTCGCTCGCCGCCGGCGCCCCGGCGCGGTTCGAGGCCTGGACGGCTTCGTTCGTGGACGGCGCGGGTGGACGGTCGGTCCTGCCGTCGATGTGGCCGCTGCTGCGGGACACGGTGGCGGGCTCGCTGGTCATGTCGCTCGACGAGGCCGCGGCGGCCATGGCCACCGTCGCCGAGCGCCTCCACGTCATCATCGAGGGCGCCGCCGCCTGTGCCGTTGCCGCGGCGCTCTCGGGGCGTGCCGGTTCAGGGAAGGTCGTGGCCGTCGTGTCTGGCGGCAACATCGACCTGACCCGTTTTGCGACGCTCGTCGGCGCCTGCCCCCCGCAGGCCTGA
- the glgP gene encoding alpha-glucan family phosphorylase, whose product MERFAIPFPARIHRIGELATDVWWSWHPAARELFRRLDLTTWRSTAHNPARMLRTLGADVLQRAAADPAFVAMYDAALASLDAARHPASSWWSTDGPDLKGRAIAYFSAEFALHQSLPIYAGGLGVLAGDHCKEASDLGLPLVGVGFMYPQGYFHQRVSSDGWQQEHYERINWADAPIETAITPDGRPCITAVPIGDRTVLAAVWRVRVGHVRLYLLDTDLEENAPWDRELSARLYGGDRETRIQQEVVLGIGGVRVLRAMGIEPAVWHLNEGHAAFVVLQRIREFIEQGQSFDEALEAVRRSTVFTTHTPVPAGHDAFPFQLVEKHLAGCWGDLGPHRARFLALGEHDNGHGAQFNMTALALRTAGGINAVSELHGHVTRDMWRSMWPDRPVDGVPVQAITNGVHVPTWVAAPLRQLLSAHLGEDWLTRVDAPETWQRFDAIPDEALWEVRVVLRQALFAWIRERARQRWTIERVAPARVATHGLMLDPNALTLGYARRFAAYKRPELIFHDAERLAALLNAVGRPVQIVFAGKAHPADDPAKHHLQRVFRRALDPMFGGRVAFIDDYDLHVAHLLVQGCDVWVNTPRKPLEASGTSGMKAALNGVPHLSIGDGWWAEGYTGDNGWLIDGHADADNHDASDAADADALYALLERDVVPAFYERDERGVPRAWMRVVREAMRTNLPRFSTARMLKEYVRRLYAPAAGC is encoded by the coding sequence ATGGAACGTTTCGCGATACCGTTTCCCGCCCGCATCCACCGCATCGGCGAGCTCGCCACCGACGTCTGGTGGAGCTGGCATCCCGCCGCCCGCGAGCTCTTCCGCCGGCTGGACCTGACCACCTGGCGGTCGACCGCGCACAACCCGGCTCGCATGCTCCGGACGCTGGGCGCCGACGTGCTCCAGCGGGCCGCGGCCGACCCGGCCTTCGTCGCGATGTACGACGCCGCGCTCGCGAGCCTCGACGCGGCGCGTCACCCGGCGTCCTCGTGGTGGTCCACCGACGGTCCGGACCTGAAGGGCCGGGCGATCGCGTACTTCTCCGCGGAGTTCGCCCTGCACCAGTCGCTGCCCATCTACGCCGGCGGCCTGGGCGTCCTCGCCGGCGATCACTGCAAGGAGGCCAGCGACCTCGGCCTGCCGCTGGTCGGGGTCGGCTTCATGTATCCGCAGGGCTACTTCCACCAGCGCGTGTCGAGCGACGGGTGGCAGCAGGAGCACTACGAGCGCATCAACTGGGCCGACGCCCCGATCGAGACCGCGATCACGCCGGACGGCCGACCCTGCATCACGGCCGTGCCGATCGGCGACCGCACCGTGCTCGCGGCCGTCTGGCGCGTCCGCGTCGGCCACGTGCGGCTCTACCTGCTCGACACGGATCTCGAGGAGAACGCGCCGTGGGACCGGGAGCTCTCGGCGCGTCTGTACGGCGGAGACCGCGAGACGCGCATCCAGCAGGAGGTCGTCCTGGGCATCGGCGGCGTGCGCGTGCTCCGCGCGATGGGCATCGAGCCGGCGGTCTGGCACCTGAACGAGGGCCACGCGGCCTTCGTGGTCCTGCAGCGGATCCGTGAGTTCATCGAGCAGGGCCAGTCGTTCGACGAGGCGCTCGAGGCCGTGCGGCGCTCGACCGTCTTCACGACGCACACGCCCGTGCCCGCCGGGCACGATGCCTTCCCCTTCCAGCTGGTCGAGAAACACCTCGCCGGCTGCTGGGGCGACCTCGGCCCGCACCGTGCGCGCTTCCTGGCCCTCGGCGAGCACGACAACGGCCACGGGGCGCAGTTCAACATGACCGCCCTCGCACTCCGGACCGCCGGCGGGATCAACGCCGTGAGCGAACTGCACGGCCACGTCACGCGCGACATGTGGCGGTCGATGTGGCCGGATCGCCCGGTGGACGGCGTGCCCGTGCAGGCGATCACCAACGGCGTGCACGTCCCCACCTGGGTCGCCGCTCCGCTGCGGCAGTTGCTGTCCGCGCATCTCGGCGAGGACTGGCTGACGCGCGTGGACGCCCCGGAGACGTGGCAGCGATTCGACGCGATCCCGGATGAAGCGCTCTGGGAGGTGCGCGTGGTCCTGCGCCAGGCGCTGTTCGCCTGGATCCGCGAGCGGGCGCGTCAGCGCTGGACGATCGAACGCGTGGCGCCGGCGCGCGTGGCCACGCACGGCCTCATGCTCGATCCGAACGCGCTCACCCTCGGCTACGCCCGCCGCTTCGCCGCCTACAAGCGCCCGGAGCTGATCTTCCACGACGCCGAACGCCTGGCGGCGCTGCTGAACGCCGTGGGCCGCCCGGTGCAGATCGTCTTCGCGGGCAAGGCGCATCCCGCCGACGACCCGGCGAAGCATCATCTGCAGCGCGTGTTCCGGCGTGCGCTCGACCCGATGTTCGGCGGCCGGGTGGCCTTCATCGACGACTACGACCTCCATGTGGCGCACCTGCTCGTGCAGGGCTGCGACGTGTGGGTGAACACGCCCCGCAAACCGCTCGAGGCCAGCGGCACGAGCGGCATGAAGGCGGCCCTGAACGGCGTCCCGCACCTGAGCATCGGCGACGGCTGGTGGGCCGAGGGCTACACCGGCGACAATGGCTGGCTGATCGACGGCCACGCCGACGCCGACAATCACGACGCGTCGGACGCCGCAGACGCCGACGCCCTGTATGCCCTCCTCGAGCGGGACGTCGTCCCGGCGTTCTACGAGCGCGACGAGCGCGGCGTGCCGCGGGCGTGGATGCGGGTCGTGCGTGAAGCCATGCGCACCAACCTGCCGCGGTTCTCCACCGCGCGCATGCTGAAGGAGTACGTGCGGCGGCTGTACGCGCCGGCCGCGGGCTGCTAG
- a CDS encoding P1 family peptidase: MRRWAAAAIVCACCAAAAAQTPEPRPRARDLGLAPGVFAPGPANAITDVEGVRVGHVTLVSGDSVRTGVTAIVPHAGNVFQDKVPGAVFVGNAFGKLAGSTQVDELGTIETPVVLTNTLSVGAAVEGVVTWTIDQPGNADVRSVNAVVGETNDGGLNDIRGLHVRPAHVVDAIRAARGGAVDEGSVGAGTGTQAFGWKGGIGTSSRRLPPTLGGYTVGVLVQSNFGGVLTMGGAPVGRELGRYAYSPSARGDDHGDGSCMIVVATDAPLDARDLKRLAARAVYGLGRTGSSYSNGSGDFAIAFSTHPSLRVRFNATAPATRTLLPTDGVSPLFEAALEATEEAVYNSLLRATTVSSRSATVEALPIGRLREILRKYNAGR; the protein is encoded by the coding sequence ATGAGACGGTGGGCGGCGGCGGCAATCGTGTGCGCGTGCTGCGCGGCAGCGGCCGCGCAAACTCCTGAGCCGCGTCCGAGGGCGCGCGACCTCGGACTGGCGCCGGGCGTGTTCGCGCCGGGTCCCGCCAACGCGATCACCGACGTGGAGGGCGTGCGCGTCGGCCACGTGACGCTGGTGTCTGGCGACTCGGTGCGGACCGGCGTCACGGCAATCGTGCCGCACGCCGGCAACGTGTTCCAGGACAAGGTGCCGGGCGCCGTCTTCGTCGGGAACGCGTTCGGCAAGCTCGCCGGTTCCACGCAGGTCGATGAGCTGGGCACCATCGAGACGCCGGTCGTGCTGACCAACACCCTGTCGGTGGGCGCCGCGGTCGAAGGCGTCGTGACCTGGACGATCGATCAGCCGGGCAACGCCGACGTCCGATCGGTCAACGCCGTCGTCGGCGAGACCAACGACGGGGGCCTGAACGACATCCGCGGTCTCCATGTCCGGCCGGCGCACGTCGTCGACGCGATCCGCGCCGCCCGGGGAGGCGCCGTCGACGAGGGCAGCGTCGGCGCCGGGACCGGCACCCAGGCGTTCGGCTGGAAGGGCGGAATCGGGACCTCGTCCCGTCGGCTGCCGCCCACCCTGGGCGGGTACACGGTGGGCGTCCTCGTGCAAAGCAACTTTGGCGGCGTCCTGACCATGGGCGGCGCGCCCGTCGGCAGGGAACTGGGCCGGTACGCGTACTCGCCGTCCGCCCGGGGCGACGATCACGGCGACGGGTCGTGCATGATCGTCGTGGCCACGGATGCCCCGCTCGATGCGCGCGACCTGAAGCGACTGGCCGCGCGCGCCGTGTACGGACTGGGGCGGACGGGCTCCTCCTACAGCAACGGGAGCGGTGACTTCGCGATCGCCTTCTCGACGCACCCCTCACTCCGAGTGAGATTCAATGCGACCGCGCCCGCCACCCGGACGCTGCTGCCGACCGACGGCGTGTCCCCGCTCTTCGAGGCCGCGCTCGAGGCCACCGAGGAGGCCGTCTACAACTCGCTCCTCCGCGCGACCACCGTCAGCAGCCGGAGCGCGACGGTCGAGGCGCTGCCGATCGGCCGCCTTCGCGAGATCCTGCGGAAATACAACGCGGGACGCTAG
- a CDS encoding pyridoxal-phosphate dependent enzyme: MSLDRLTAFLAGVPRVPLGTFPTPLTRLERLGARLGVDLWMKRDECSGVAMGGNKTRKLEYVLADAMARGHRRVVTVGPVTSNHTMMTATACRRVGLDVHCVVAGAAPADPTAWSGNLLLLDYLGATLHVCPADFSHPTPEDGARIDAFCRDVTADTGGYFIPGGGTMPAAEPGYMACVAEIAAQRGGRFDFDHVVVAYGTGSTTTGLLLGLALGDVDARVHPVAIETRHAVEEAFRLPSPAALFLDSSRHFSLGLGLEDVPAHEIVYGYADEGYGVPNRGSDAAIRLMAAEEGYFLDTVYTAKAFAGLCGLVAQGTIPRGARVLFVHTGGLSMTPAAEKRFAGTGEPTR, translated from the coding sequence GTGTCCCTCGACCGCCTGACGGCCTTCCTCGCCGGCGTGCCCCGCGTGCCGCTCGGTACGTTTCCCACGCCCTTGACCCGGCTCGAACGCCTCGGCGCGCGGCTGGGCGTGGACCTCTGGATGAAGCGGGACGAGTGCTCGGGCGTCGCGATGGGCGGCAACAAGACGCGGAAGCTCGAATACGTGCTGGCCGACGCGATGGCCCGAGGGCACCGCCGCGTGGTCACGGTGGGTCCCGTCACGTCCAACCACACGATGATGACGGCCACGGCCTGCCGGCGGGTCGGCCTCGACGTCCACTGCGTGGTCGCCGGCGCCGCGCCGGCCGATCCCACGGCGTGGAGCGGCAATCTCCTGCTGCTCGACTACCTGGGCGCGACCCTCCACGTGTGCCCGGCGGACTTCTCCCATCCGACGCCGGAGGACGGCGCCCGGATCGACGCCTTCTGCCGGGACGTGACGGCCGACACGGGCGGCTATTTCATTCCGGGCGGCGGCACGATGCCGGCGGCCGAGCCCGGCTACATGGCGTGCGTGGCCGAGATCGCGGCGCAGCGGGGCGGCCGATTCGACTTCGACCACGTGGTCGTGGCCTACGGCACGGGGTCGACGACGACCGGCCTGCTCCTCGGGCTGGCCCTCGGGGACGTCGACGCGCGCGTGCACCCCGTCGCCATCGAGACCCGCCACGCCGTCGAAGAGGCGTTCCGCCTGCCTTCGCCGGCGGCGCTCTTCCTCGACTCGAGCCGCCACTTCAGCCTGGGCCTCGGCTTGGAGGACGTGCCCGCGCACGAGATCGTCTACGGCTATGCGGACGAAGGCTACGGCGTGCCGAACAGGGGCAGCGACGCGGCCATCCGCCTGATGGCCGCCGAGGAAGGCTATTTTCTGGACACGGTCTACACGGCCAAGGCGTTCGCCGGCCTGTGCGGGCTCGTCGCGCAAGGGACCATTCCCAGGGGCGCGCGCGTGCTGTTCGTCCACACGGGCGGACTGTCGATGACGCCGGCGGCCGAGAAGCGCTTCGCCGGCACGGGCGAGCCGACGCGCTAG
- a CDS encoding M24 family metallopeptidase: MPLDVSAVQAALRAARVDGWLLYDFHGSNPVSRRMAGLATSGHMTTRRWFYLVPADGAPRGLVHKIERRTLAHLPGATTEYAGRIELEDGLRHLLAGLTTVAMEYSPRAAIPYVSRVDAGTIELVRECGPAVVSSGDLVQQFEAMWPADGFKTHRAAAERLYRIKDRAFEAIARRIRDGVPTTEFDIQTAMTGWFGEEGLTSDAAPIVASQQNAGDPHYQPSAAASRPIGRDEVVLLDLWGKLPTPHAVFADISWVGFTGRVVPAPVEAAFAAVRDARDAAIALVESAAASGREIRGWEADHAAREVLQRAGFGAAILHRTGHSLGEEVHGNGAHLDDYETRDERRLLPGTGFTVEPGLYFDTFGVRTEINVAWGPDGPEVTGPRQTAVVPLV; this comes from the coding sequence ATGCCCCTCGACGTCTCGGCCGTGCAGGCCGCACTTCGGGCTGCGCGAGTCGACGGCTGGCTGCTCTACGACTTCCACGGTTCCAATCCGGTGTCACGTCGAATGGCGGGCCTCGCCACCTCCGGCCACATGACGACGCGCCGGTGGTTCTACCTGGTGCCGGCCGATGGCGCGCCGAGGGGCCTGGTTCACAAGATCGAGCGGCGGACGCTGGCGCACCTGCCGGGCGCGACGACCGAGTACGCCGGGCGGATCGAGCTGGAGGATGGGCTCCGCCACCTGCTCGCGGGTCTGACCACGGTGGCCATGGAGTACTCGCCACGCGCCGCGATTCCGTACGTCTCGCGCGTCGACGCGGGGACGATCGAGCTTGTGCGCGAATGCGGGCCGGCGGTGGTGTCGTCGGGCGACCTCGTCCAGCAGTTCGAGGCCATGTGGCCGGCCGACGGTTTCAAGACGCACAGGGCCGCGGCGGAACGCCTCTACCGGATCAAGGACCGCGCCTTCGAGGCCATTGCGCGCCGGATCCGCGACGGGGTCCCCACGACGGAGTTCGACATCCAGACCGCGATGACGGGCTGGTTCGGCGAAGAAGGCCTGACGAGCGACGCCGCCCCAATCGTCGCCAGCCAGCAGAACGCTGGCGATCCCCACTACCAGCCCTCGGCCGCGGCCTCGCGGCCGATCGGACGCGACGAAGTGGTGCTCCTCGACCTGTGGGGCAAGCTCCCCACGCCGCACGCTGTTTTCGCGGACATCAGCTGGGTCGGGTTCACGGGACGGGTCGTGCCAGCGCCGGTGGAGGCCGCCTTCGCGGCCGTCCGCGACGCGCGCGATGCCGCCATCGCCCTGGTGGAGTCGGCCGCGGCGTCGGGACGCGAGATCCGGGGATGGGAGGCCGACCACGCCGCCCGTGAGGTGCTGCAGCGCGCGGGCTTCGGCGCCGCGATCCTGCACCGGACGGGACACAGCCTCGGCGAGGAGGTCCACGGCAACGGGGCCCACCTCGACGACTACGAGACGCGCGACGAGCGCCGGCTCCTGCCGGGCACCGGGTTCACGGTCGAACCGGGGCTGTACTTCGACACGTTCGGCGTGCGCACGGAAATCAACGTCGCCTGGGGCCCCGACGGGCCCGAAGTGACCGGACCGCGGCAGACCGCCGTGGTCCCGCTGGTCTGA
- the udk gene encoding uridine kinase, whose protein sequence is MGPIVIGVAGGSGSGKTTVVRRIVDSLGSEQVSVLEHDRYYRDRNDLRLEERAALNYDHPDALETDLLVQHVLALKGGHPVDAPVYDFARHARTTSTIHIEPRRALIVEGILIFADRPLRQLMDVKVFVDTDDDTRVIRRLQRDVAERGRTMASVIDQYLSTVKPMHLEFVEPSKRYADIIVPEGGYNAVAVDLLLTLIRSLAGGSPAS, encoded by the coding sequence ATGGGTCCCATCGTGATCGGCGTGGCGGGCGGATCGGGCTCGGGCAAGACCACCGTCGTCCGTCGCATCGTGGACAGCCTCGGCAGCGAGCAGGTGAGCGTGCTCGAGCACGATCGGTACTACCGCGACCGGAACGACCTGCGATTGGAAGAGCGCGCGGCCCTGAACTACGACCACCCCGACGCGCTCGAGACCGACCTGCTCGTGCAGCACGTCCTGGCGCTGAAGGGCGGGCACCCGGTGGATGCGCCGGTGTACGACTTCGCACGGCACGCGCGCACGACGTCCACGATCCACATCGAGCCGCGCCGGGCGCTGATCGTGGAAGGCATCCTCATCTTCGCCGACAGGCCGCTGCGGCAGCTGATGGACGTGAAGGTGTTCGTGGACACCGACGACGACACGCGCGTCATCCGGCGCCTGCAGCGCGACGTGGCGGAGCGGGGACGCACGATGGCGTCCGTGATCGATCAGTACCTGTCCACCGTGAAGCCCATGCACCTGGAGTTCGTGGAGCCGAGCAAGCGCTACGCCGACATCATCGTGCCGGAAGGCGGGTACAACGCGGTGGCGGTCGACCTGTTGCTCACGCTCATCCGCAGCCTCGCCGGCGGGTCTCCGGCGTCCTGA
- the leuD gene encoding 3-isopropylmalate dehydratase small subunit — MQPFRTHTGLVAPLPRPDIDTDQIIPKQFLKRLGRTGFEDALFYDWRVDRAGVPRADFVLNDARYAGASVLLAGQNFGCGSSREHAVWALHDYGFRVVLAPSFADIFAGNAVANGLLAAVVDAATLAALQHAAEAGTGYRVTVDLERRRVTGDGVDAAFAIDERARTRLLDGLDDISLILRHERAIKAFEDAHAR, encoded by the coding sequence ATGCAGCCGTTCCGCACCCATACCGGTCTCGTGGCGCCCTTGCCGCGTCCCGACATCGACACCGACCAGATCATCCCGAAGCAGTTCCTGAAGCGCCTCGGGCGGACCGGCTTCGAGGACGCGCTGTTCTACGACTGGCGCGTCGACCGCGCCGGCGTCCCTCGCGCCGACTTCGTGCTGAACGACGCCCGCTACGCCGGGGCGTCGGTGTTGCTCGCGGGCCAGAACTTCGGCTGCGGGTCCTCGCGTGAGCACGCCGTGTGGGCCCTGCACGACTACGGATTCCGCGTGGTCCTCGCGCCGTCCTTCGCCGACATCTTCGCCGGCAACGCCGTGGCGAACGGCCTGCTGGCGGCCGTGGTGGACGCGGCCACGCTCGCCGCGCTCCAGCACGCCGCCGAGGCCGGCACCGGCTACCGCGTGACGGTGGACCTGGAGCGCCGACGAGTGACCGGCGACGGCGTCGACGCGGCGTTCGCCATCGACGAGCGCGCCCGGACGCGCCTCCTCGACGGCCTCGACGACATCTCGCTCATCCTGCGCCACGAGCGAGCCATCAAAGCGTTCGAAGACGCTCACGCCCGCTGA
- a CDS encoding VWA domain-containing protein produces MIAAAAGAVLTAQSGQVPPPLPQDASGQPAITFRAEVNYVEVDARVLDAQGAFVPDLKAEDFQVLEDGKPQTLSAFSFVNMPVERQARPLFANAPIEPDVSNNIAGYDGRVYVIVLDDQHTHPLRSARTKAAARRFVERYIGANDVAAVVYTSGRSDAAQEFTNSQGRLLKAVDGFVGRKLRSSTLERLDEEQRTRGIRDAGDPIRDMQDPERAMVARTTLDSIKSLATYLGGISGRRKAIIYFSEGIDYDIYDIFNTSGGASSVIQASRDAVAAATRANVAIYGIDPRGLGALGDDMIEVQDFPTDPSLNLGPSSFNNEVRLSQDSLRVLSDETGGFAIVNQNDLGAAFERVVQDNSRYYLIGYYSNNERRDGKFRKIEVRVSRPGLTVRSRKGYVAARGRADNDKTDGRTPPELRAAMLSPLPTAALPMALGAAVFKGPAGKGAVVISTLLGARDLDLVEKGGTFNNSLELLVSASDYRGKQFPGDGTTLNLALKPESVPRLRAGGFRVLTELDLPPGRYQLRVAAREGNTKRAGSVVYDLDVPDYSKEKLVVSGLAITSATAGLVPTARPKDPLAKMLPGPMTTHREFVVGDELAVFTEVYDNTNRSAHKVEIVASLRSEGGQSVFTTREERDSSELAGGPGGYGFLAKVPLTDVPPGVYVLRIEAHANIGERLEAMRESVVRVVAPPAGR; encoded by the coding sequence TTGATCGCCGCGGCCGCCGGAGCGGTCCTGACCGCGCAGTCCGGACAGGTGCCCCCGCCCCTTCCGCAGGACGCCTCGGGGCAGCCGGCCATCACCTTCCGCGCCGAGGTCAACTACGTGGAAGTGGACGCCCGGGTGCTCGATGCCCAGGGCGCGTTCGTCCCGGACCTGAAGGCCGAGGACTTCCAGGTCCTGGAGGACGGGAAGCCCCAGACCCTGAGCGCCTTCTCGTTCGTGAACATGCCGGTCGAGCGCCAGGCCCGGCCGCTCTTCGCCAACGCCCCGATCGAGCCCGACGTCAGCAACAACATCGCGGGCTACGACGGCCGGGTGTACGTGATCGTGCTCGACGACCAGCACACGCACCCGCTACGCAGCGCCCGCACGAAGGCGGCGGCGCGCCGCTTCGTGGAGCGGTACATCGGCGCCAACGACGTGGCGGCCGTCGTCTACACCAGCGGACGGTCCGACGCCGCGCAGGAGTTCACCAACAGCCAGGGGCGCCTGTTGAAGGCGGTGGACGGATTCGTCGGGCGGAAGCTCCGGTCTTCCACGCTCGAGCGGCTGGACGAGGAGCAGCGCACGCGCGGCATCCGTGACGCCGGCGACCCGATCCGCGACATGCAGGATCCCGAACGCGCGATGGTGGCGCGGACCACGCTGGACTCGATCAAGAGCCTGGCCACCTACCTGGGCGGCATCAGCGGCCGGCGGAAGGCCATCATCTACTTCAGCGAAGGCATCGACTACGACATCTACGACATCTTCAACACGTCGGGCGGAGCCTCGTCGGTCATCCAGGCCTCACGCGACGCGGTGGCGGCGGCGACCCGTGCCAACGTGGCCATCTACGGCATCGACCCGCGGGGGCTCGGCGCGCTGGGCGACGACATGATCGAGGTGCAGGATTTCCCCACGGATCCGTCGCTCAACCTGGGCCCCTCGTCGTTCAACAACGAGGTGCGGCTGTCCCAGGACAGCCTGCGCGTGCTGTCGGACGAGACCGGCGGCTTCGCCATCGTCAATCAGAACGACCTGGGGGCGGCCTTCGAACGGGTGGTGCAGGACAACAGCCGGTACTATCTCATCGGCTACTACTCGAACAACGAGCGGCGGGACGGGAAGTTCCGGAAGATCGAGGTCAGGGTGTCCCGGCCCGGCCTGACCGTCAGGTCGCGAAAGGGCTACGTGGCGGCGCGCGGGCGCGCGGACAACGACAAGACGGACGGCCGGACTCCGCCGGAACTGCGCGCGGCGATGTTGAGTCCGCTCCCGACCGCGGCGCTGCCCATGGCCCTCGGCGCGGCCGTGTTCAAGGGCCCGGCGGGGAAGGGCGCCGTCGTGATCTCGACCCTGCTCGGCGCCCGCGATCTCGACCTGGTCGAGAAGGGCGGCACGTTCAACAACTCGCTGGAGCTGCTGGTGAGCGCGTCGGACTACCGGGGCAAGCAGTTCCCGGGCGACGGCACCACCCTGAACCTGGCGCTGAAGCCGGAGTCGGTGCCGCGCCTCAGGGCCGGCGGCTTCCGCGTGCTGACGGAGCTGGACCTCCCGCCCGGCCGTTACCAGCTGCGGGTCGCGGCCCGGGAAGGCAACACCAAACGCGCGGGTTCGGTGGTGTACGACCTCGACGTGCCCGACTACTCGAAGGAGAAGCTCGTGGTGAGCGGCCTCGCCATCACGTCGGCCACGGCGGGCCTCGTGCCCACGGCACGCCCGAAGGACCCGCTGGCGAAGATGCTGCCTGGACCGATGACGACCCACCGCGAGTTCGTCGTCGGGGACGAGCTCGCGGTCTTCACCGAGGTGTACGACAACACGAATCGCTCGGCTCACAAGGTGGAGATCGTCGCCAGCCTGCGATCCGAGGGCGGTCAGTCGGTCTTCACCACCCGCGAGGAACGCGACAGCAGCGAGCTGGCCGGGGGCCCAGGCGGGTATGGGTTCCTGGCGAAGGTGCCGCTCACCGACGTGCCGCCGGGCGTCTACGTGCTGCGGATCGAGGCGCACGCCAACATCGGCGAGCGTCTGGAGGCCATGCGCGAATCCGTCGTGCGCGTGGTGGCCCCTCCGGCGGGCCGCTGA